CAAACTGCCGAGGCGAATGCCTACTCGGTCTACCCCCCCAAGAACGTTGACGAGGTGTTGGAACGGATCAAGCGCGCCCCGACGATGGACCCTACCTGCGACGGCGCAATGCGGGAGCAGGAGCAGTACGGGATCGACGTGGGAATTATCCAGACGCTGGACTGGGGCCTTGCCTACGGACCGGAAGAAGACGCGCCGGTGCCCGTGGAGGAGATCAACCGCATTACCCTCCGAAATGCCGCCAAGTACAAGGGGCGCCTCTACGCCATGGCAGGGATCGATCCTCGCCGGCCGCGGGCAGTGAAGCTGTTCGAAGAGATGGTCGTTGAGCACGGCGCGGTGGGCCTGAAGGTGTACCCGCCGTGCGGCTTCCAGCCGAACGACGAGATCTGCTGGCCGATGTACAAGAAGGCGATCGAGCTCGATGTTCCGGTGCTGATCCACACCGGCGGGGCTGGGAAGTCGAGCCGGACGCGCTGGACTTGGCCTGAGTGGGTGGAAGAGGTGGCCGTTATGTTCCCCGAACTGCGGGTGATCATGGGCCACACTAATTTGCAGGGCCCCTTCGAGACCGGCGCCTATTGGCGGGGGCTGACAGCGGCGCGCAACAAACC
The Dehalococcoidia bacterium DNA segment above includes these coding regions:
- a CDS encoding amidohydrolase family protein, coding for MTTKIVDVHRHLWDVGWFPPTHLRQTAEANAYSVYPPKNVDEVLERIKRAPTMDPTCDGAMREQEQYGIDVGIIQTLDWGLAYGPEEDAPVPVEEINRITLRNAAKYKGRLYAMAGIDPRRPRAVKLFEEMVVEHGAVGLKVYPPCGFQPNDEICWPMYKKAIELDVPVLIHTGGAGKSSRTRWTWPEWVEEVAVMFPELRVIMGHTNLQGPFETGAYWRGLTAARNKPNIYLDLCDWQVLGAVKDENIPELLRVIRVFLDTVGPYRIVWGTDLPQTGVGRRRQQETQRWTDIFKNLPEWGERYGIRFTEEERDGICHLAAMRCFSNIDWSETPLADVQRRW